The segment CGGCGGTAAAACCCATCCGGTGGCGCAGAAGGAGCCGAACGCATGGGGCCTCCACGACATGCACGGCAATGTGTTCGAATACTGCGACGACGACTGGATTCCCGCCATGTGCTTCGGGAAGTACCTTCTCGAACACGAGCCTGTTCCGATATTCAACTATTACCACAGCCTCAATATGACACGCGGCGGAAGCTGGTTCAGCGAGCCCTCCGTGTGCCGTTCGGCGGCGCGATCCTGTTTCTGTAACTGGGCGGACATCAACCAGAGCTGGTACATGGGATTCCGGGTAGCGCAGAGCATCGTATAACGGCGGAATCGGGTGAAAGAGAAATAAACTGAAAAAGCGAGATATATGTTCCAGAATTCGATATACCACGGATAAACACGGATTACACGAATAAAAATTTTCTGATTATTCAATTTATGCATAAAATTTTCGAATGAGTGTTTTTTTACATGTCAAGCGTCATTCCCGTGAAAACGGGAATCCATCATCTCATGCTCATGACAGCGCTCATGACACCCTGAATGTATTTGAAAGACTATTGCATACGTTATTAGTTAAATGAACACAATGTGATATTACAATTATTTGAGCTTTGCTTCACAGCGAGATTTTTTAAATTATTTGGGTAAATGGTTTCACAGAGGAGGCACTTCGATCATGCGGAAGATATATGGTTTTAGCGCCGTTCTATGCCTGATGGCCGTAATGGCGCACACGCCCGCCCACGCGGTGAACGGCAGGAAGATTGCGGTCAGGGACCTCAGACCGGCTGTGGATGCTTACGAGCACGGATTTGCGAAAGGTATCATGCGGGACGGCGACCGTGCAGTCCGGCTCTGGAACCACCAGCTTATCGAAAATGACGGGCCCGGCGCGGGAACGAGCAACAAGGGAGCGTTCCTGGAGCCGGTATACGGCGAACGCATGATCAAAAAGGTGCTCGCAGTCGACGATCCACGGTGCGATGAAGCTCATGTCGTGATATTCCTTTCCTCGTTTGGCAAGGTGAAGCTCCAGGACAAGCCGCCGCTCGTCATGACGCTCAACGGCCACAAGGTGTCGGCGAAGGTCGAAGGGCCCGAATCCTACCTCTACGTACCTGTTCAGCCCTCGTGGCTCAGGAAGGGAGCGAACGAGGTTACATTCGCCTGCCCTGAAGCGAAAGACCAGGATACCGGCTACATCTTTTACATCGCCCGCGCCGACGAGTATGTTCCGGGAGGCGGAAATCCCGCAATACCCGCCGTTTCCGGGCAGCCGAGCCCGTACGGGGGCATAAACCTCCTCATAAAAGGGCAGGCGGAAACCCCGGTGACAACTGAACCGGCCGGAGCGATCGGCAGCGGCTCCATGATAAGCACGAACGGCGGGAAATCGTGGTCGGTCAAAGGCAAGGGCCTTCATCCGCGCATCACCGACACGTACGGAACCGAAACGATCAACGACCGTGACGGCGTCATCGGAGAATACACCGTGCGCCTCAACCTCCGTCGTTTCGTCGGCGAGGGCACGCTCATTTCACCGGTGATCGACCTCTGGAGCGAACCCGACAACCCTGCTGCGCTCATTCCGTTAACCGAGGTCGAAAAGCTTACGCTCACCCTCAAAGGCTCGACGCCGGAGGGAACGAGCCTCACCTGGCAGATACGGGCGGGGCTCAGCATGGACCCGTACAGCACAGACGACTGGTCTGAATGGATAACCGTGGCGACAGGACCTTCAGCAGTGGTCGAACCGAAGGGAAGAGTCGCGATGCCGCTGACCCACTGGGACCCGGAACGCGCCGTAACCCTGCCGAAGATCAGATATTTCCAGTGGCGGGCAGTGTTCGGAACGACCGATCCGCTCAAATCCCCATCCGTCGAGTCGGTCTCGGTCGACCGTGAGATGACACGCATCATGGAAGTACCGAAAAACATCATGGTCGGCGGGTATCACAACCCCGAAATCATGTATTCATCCACCGGCTTCACCTACCAGTCCGCCGACGAGCCGTTGAACAAGATCGTGATAGGGCGCGACGACCTCGACAAAGTTATCGAGGGCGCAGGAAGCGAGTTCGACGCCATCATCCGTCTGCTCGACTACTCCGCGCGGCGGTGGGTGTGGGGCAGCCCGACGCTCGAATATCCGAAGTGGAACACGGTCGACATTTCCGAGCGGATAGATTCTTTCGGCGGCGGCGGAATGTGCATCCAGTTTTCGGCGTACCTTGCCCATATCCTGACCGTCATGGGATTCCATGCCCGTCATGTGAACATCCAGTACCACGAGGTGGTCGAGGTCTGGTCGAA is part of the bacterium genome and harbors:
- a CDS encoding transglutaminase-like domain-containing protein, with the translated sequence MRKIYGFSAVLCLMAVMAHTPAHAVNGRKIAVRDLRPAVDAYEHGFAKGIMRDGDRAVRLWNHQLIENDGPGAGTSNKGAFLEPVYGERMIKKVLAVDDPRCDEAHVVIFLSSFGKVKLQDKPPLVMTLNGHKVSAKVEGPESYLYVPVQPSWLRKGANEVTFACPEAKDQDTGYIFYIARADEYVPGGGNPAIPAVSGQPSPYGGINLLIKGQAETPVTTEPAGAIGSGSMISTNGGKSWSVKGKGLHPRITDTYGTETINDRDGVIGEYTVRLNLRRFVGEGTLISPVIDLWSEPDNPAALIPLTEVEKLTLTLKGSTPEGTSLTWQIRAGLSMDPYSTDDWSEWITVATGPSAVVEPKGRVAMPLTHWDPERAVTLPKIRYFQWRAVFGTTDPLKSPSVESVSVDREMTRIMEVPKNIMVGGYHNPEIMYSSTGFTYQSADEPLNKIVIGRDDLDKVIEGAGSEFDAIIRLLDYSARRWVWGSPTLEYPKWNTVDISERIDSFGGGGMCIQFSAYLAHILTVMGFHARHVNIQYHEVVEVWSNDFDKWVYLDPTQAVDLYMYDKKTGVPLSLYDMHKIYYEYWGVSTPIDWMKAPSAWRTKKPDAASLPTSFSTTDPRIELSHVGWEGYYELLDFMRMMPRNDFSTTTIPEPLAQGTIQWPWDGYLNWYDRFATPKLQYSWHTDRECDFWPTINRVHFEAVPEINGDMVFITMTTFTPSFKTYQVRTDGGAWKDSDDRYVWRFHQGANRLEMRAVSKFGVAGHPSFIECNFVAKHIPKTISFGTMNQ